One part of the Streptomyces sp. AM 2-1-1 genome encodes these proteins:
- the pepN gene encoding aminopeptidase N → MPGENLSREEARERAELLTVQGYEIALDLRSAVGGADGEGAGRTFRSVTTIRFRSARAGASTFADLIAPGVDAVTLNGTALDPAAVFDGTRVALDSLADGENVLVVDARCAYSRTGEGMHRFVDPEDGEVYLYTQYEPADARRVFANFEQPDLKAPYRFEVTAPEGWRVWSNGAEESHEGGVWRFAETEPISTYITAVVAGPYHYVSDHYSRTFADGTTLEIPLGAMCRKGLARHFDADDVFLITKQGLDFFHDHFDYPYPFGKYDQAFVPEYNLGAMENPGLVTFREEYIYRGKVTSASYERRANVILHEMAHMWFGDLVTMSWWDDLWLKESFADFMGSFSMVEATRFTNGWITFANNRKAWAYRADQLPSTHPVTADIRDLEDAKLNFDGITYAKGASVLKQLVAYVGRDAFLEGARRYFKQHAYGNTRLGDLLSVLAETSGRDMTAWSRAWLQTAGVNSLTPVLTYDAEGRVAELTVVQEAAASHPELRPHRVAVGLYRRDGNGALTRYARAETDVFGERTAVTGLAGAEKPELVLVNDDDLTYCKVRFDAASLATLRTHLGALEDPLARALCWSALWNMTRDGLLPARDFISLVLTFAGRESDIGVLQMLHNWAHSALVHYTAPDWREEGGRLLAEGALRELRRAAPGGQDQLTWARFFASSAASDQDFRLLGELLDGSAVIEGLDVDQELRWAFLFPLAAHGVADEAAIAAELARDDTASGKRHQVRCLAARPSAAVKDQAWAAVVESDRLSNALVEATIAGFTRPSQRALLAPYTEKYFAAIERVWKERSIQIGMDVVSGLFPGLQDDPATLEATDTWLKEHEDAAPALRRLVLEARDDLARALRGQECDAAAA, encoded by the coding sequence GTGCCCGGTGAGAACCTGTCCCGCGAAGAGGCCCGCGAGCGGGCGGAGCTACTGACCGTCCAGGGATACGAGATCGCGCTCGACCTGCGGTCCGCCGTCGGCGGAGCCGACGGGGAGGGCGCCGGGCGCACCTTCCGGTCCGTGACCACCATCCGCTTCCGCTCGGCGCGCGCCGGCGCCTCCACCTTCGCCGACCTGATCGCCCCGGGCGTCGACGCGGTGACCCTGAACGGCACCGCGCTCGACCCGGCGGCGGTCTTCGACGGGACCCGGGTGGCGCTGGACTCCCTGGCCGACGGCGAGAACGTCCTGGTGGTCGACGCCCGGTGCGCGTACAGCCGGACCGGCGAGGGGATGCACCGGTTCGTGGACCCGGAGGACGGCGAGGTCTACCTCTACACGCAGTACGAACCGGCCGACGCCCGCCGCGTCTTCGCCAACTTCGAGCAGCCCGACCTCAAGGCCCCGTACCGCTTCGAGGTGACGGCCCCCGAGGGCTGGCGGGTGTGGAGCAACGGCGCCGAGGAGTCCCACGAGGGCGGGGTGTGGCGCTTCGCCGAGACCGAGCCGATCTCGACGTACATCACCGCCGTGGTCGCGGGTCCGTACCACTACGTGAGCGACCACTACTCCCGCACCTTCGCCGACGGCACCACGCTGGAGATCCCGCTCGGCGCGATGTGCCGCAAGGGGCTCGCCCGCCACTTCGACGCGGACGACGTCTTCCTCATCACCAAGCAGGGCCTGGACTTCTTCCACGACCACTTCGACTACCCGTACCCGTTCGGGAAGTACGACCAGGCTTTCGTGCCCGAGTACAACCTCGGTGCGATGGAGAACCCGGGCCTGGTCACCTTCCGCGAGGAGTACATCTACCGCGGCAAGGTCACCTCGGCGTCGTACGAGCGCCGGGCCAACGTCATCCTGCACGAGATGGCGCACATGTGGTTCGGCGACCTCGTCACCATGAGCTGGTGGGACGACCTGTGGCTGAAGGAGTCCTTCGCGGACTTCATGGGGTCCTTCTCGATGGTGGAGGCGACCCGCTTCACCAACGGCTGGATCACCTTCGCCAACAACCGCAAGGCGTGGGCCTACCGGGCCGACCAGCTGCCCTCCACCCACCCGGTCACGGCCGACATCCGTGACCTGGAGGACGCCAAGCTGAACTTCGACGGCATCACGTACGCCAAGGGCGCCTCCGTCCTGAAGCAGCTGGTCGCGTACGTCGGGCGGGACGCGTTCCTCGAGGGCGCCCGGCGCTACTTCAAGCAGCACGCCTACGGCAACACCCGCCTCGGCGACCTGCTCTCGGTGCTCGCCGAGACCTCCGGCCGCGACATGACCGCCTGGTCCCGCGCCTGGCTCCAGACGGCGGGGGTCAACAGCCTCACCCCCGTCCTCACCTACGACGCCGAGGGACGGGTCGCCGAACTCACGGTGGTCCAGGAAGCCGCCGCGTCCCACCCGGAGCTCCGCCCGCACCGCGTCGCGGTGGGCCTCTACCGGCGGGACGGGAACGGCGCGCTGACGCGGTACGCCCGCGCGGAGACCGACGTCTTCGGGGAGCGCACGGCCGTCACCGGGCTGGCCGGGGCCGAGAAGCCCGAGCTGGTCCTCGTCAACGACGACGACCTGACGTACTGCAAGGTCCGCTTCGACGCGGCGTCCCTCGCCACCCTGCGCACCCACCTCGGTGCCCTGGAGGACCCGCTGGCCCGCGCGCTCTGCTGGTCGGCGCTGTGGAACATGACCCGTGACGGGCTCCTGCCGGCCCGCGACTTCATCTCCCTGGTCCTCACCTTCGCCGGCCGTGAGTCGGACATCGGCGTCCTCCAGATGCTGCACAACTGGGCGCATTCCGCGCTCGTCCACTACACCGCCCCCGACTGGCGCGAGGAGGGCGGACGGCTCCTCGCCGAAGGTGCGCTGCGCGAGCTGAGGCGCGCCGCGCCGGGCGGCCAGGACCAGCTGACCTGGGCCAGGTTCTTCGCCTCGTCGGCCGCCTCGGACCAGGACTTCCGGCTGCTGGGCGAGTTGCTCGACGGCTCGGCCGTGATCGAGGGACTCGACGTCGACCAGGAGCTGCGCTGGGCGTTCCTCTTCCCGCTGGCCGCCCACGGGGTGGCCGACGAGGCGGCGATCGCCGCCGAACTCGCCCGCGACGACACGGCGTCGGGCAAGCGCCACCAGGTGCGCTGCCTGGCCGCGCGCCCCTCGGCGGCGGTCAAGGACCAGGCGTGGGCGGCGGTCGTGGAGTCGGACCGGCTCTCCAACGCGCTCGTCGAGGCGACCATCGCCGGTTTCACGCGGCCCTCGCAGCGCGCCCTGCTCGCGCCGTACACGGAGAAGTACTTCGCGGCGATCGAGCGGGTGTGGAAGGAGCGCTCCATCCAGATCGGGATGGACGTCGTCTCCGGCCTCTTCCCGGGGCTCCAGGACGATCCGGCGACCCTGGAGGCCACCGACACCTGGCTGAAGGAGCACGAGGACGCCGCTCCCGCGCTGCGCCGTCTGGTGCTGGAGGCCCGCGACGACCTGGCGCGCGCGTTGCGCGGCCAGGAGTGCGACGCCGCCGCTGCCTGA
- a CDS encoding MFS transporter: MSADLLPAPGPLPPLPRRVRIGYGLGSLGTGAFSTVPGLILLYYLTNVLDVPAAVAGGAVFLPKAWDVLINPLVGAVSDRSRLRGGPRRPFLLIGACTLPPLFALIFAAPALRGAAAAGYVAVLFLLAATAYAVFQVPYVTMPAEMTEDPAERSRVLAWRVAFLGVAILLSGAVAPAIAHADGDTPASYRLMGAVVAVLLAAGMFGAWFTTRWAPAVARSEAEPSLRAQLAAARTNRAFLHLAGMWTLQALAIGVMLAGVQYFATYTFGSASAVTPLFACMIGPLVLFMPLWTRLARARGTRYAQWCASLLYVAGALALAFTGVAGPALGYLAVAVVGIAYAGLQLLPLTLLADTLAADAVRTGKRRTATFTGLWTAAETLAFALGAGLFALVLAVTGFRSSDADHEVAQPGAALTGITVGMSLLPAVLAAASLWLLHRYGEETTRPSGDPAERPPAPSDAPSGALSAPNKDLTVAD, from the coding sequence ATGTCAGCCGACCTCCTCCCGGCCCCCGGACCGCTCCCGCCGCTGCCGCGCCGCGTCCGGATCGGCTACGGGCTCGGCTCGCTGGGCACCGGCGCGTTCTCCACCGTGCCCGGGCTGATCCTCCTGTACTACCTCACCAACGTGCTGGACGTGCCCGCCGCCGTCGCGGGCGGCGCGGTCTTCCTCCCCAAGGCGTGGGACGTCCTGATCAACCCGCTGGTCGGCGCGGTCTCCGACCGCAGCCGGCTGCGCGGCGGCCCGCGCCGCCCGTTCCTGCTGATCGGCGCCTGCACCCTGCCGCCGCTCTTCGCGCTGATCTTCGCCGCCCCCGCCCTGCGCGGGGCGGCCGCCGCCGGGTACGTCGCCGTGCTGTTCCTGCTCGCCGCGACCGCGTACGCCGTCTTCCAGGTGCCGTACGTGACGATGCCCGCCGAGATGACCGAGGACCCGGCCGAGCGGAGCCGGGTACTGGCCTGGCGGGTGGCGTTCCTCGGCGTCGCCATCCTGCTCTCCGGCGCCGTGGCCCCCGCGATCGCGCACGCGGACGGCGACACCCCCGCGAGCTACCGGCTGATGGGCGCGGTCGTCGCCGTGCTCCTCGCGGCCGGCATGTTCGGCGCCTGGTTCACCACCCGGTGGGCCCCCGCCGTCGCGCGGAGCGAGGCCGAACCCTCGCTCCGCGCCCAGCTCGCCGCCGCCCGCACCAACCGGGCCTTCCTCCACCTCGCCGGCATGTGGACGCTCCAGGCGCTGGCGATCGGCGTGATGCTCGCGGGCGTCCAGTACTTCGCGACGTACACCTTCGGCTCCGCGTCGGCGGTGACCCCGCTCTTCGCCTGCATGATCGGCCCGCTGGTGCTCTTCATGCCGCTCTGGACCCGGCTCGCCCGCGCCAGGGGGACGAGGTACGCCCAGTGGTGCGCCTCGCTCCTCTACGTCGCCGGGGCGCTCGCCCTCGCCTTCACCGGGGTGGCCGGGCCGGCCCTCGGATACCTCGCGGTGGCGGTGGTGGGCATCGCGTACGCCGGCCTCCAACTGCTGCCGCTGACCCTGCTGGCCGACACCCTGGCCGCCGACGCGGTCCGTACCGGCAAGCGCAGGACCGCCACCTTCACCGGGCTGTGGACGGCCGCCGAGACCCTCGCCTTCGCCCTGGGCGCCGGGCTGTTCGCGCTGGTCCTCGCGGTGACCGGGTTCCGCTCCTCGGACGCCGACCACGAGGTGGCCCAGCCCGGCGCCGCCCTCACCGGCATCACCGTCGGCATGAGCCTGCTGCCCGCCGTCCTCGCCGCCGCGAGCCTGTGGCTGCTGCACCGCTACGGCGAGGAGACGACGCGCCCGTCCGGGGATCCGGCGGAGCGCCCACCCGCCCCCTCCGACGCCCCTTCCGGGGCCCTTTCCGCACCGAACAAGGATCTGACCGTTGCCGACTGA
- a CDS encoding aminotransferase class V-fold PLP-dependent enzyme, with protein sequence MPTDAVPAPGTGRPAAEVLAELRALRGADAPTRGGRTFAYVYDAGLEGLDELTAGAYTAFATVNGLDPTVFPSVARLENDLVRAAVDLLGVPGAQGTFTSGGTESILLAVKTARDHARAVRGVTDPQLVLASTAHAAFHKAAHYLGVEPVVVPVDPVTFRADAGAMAAALTDRTVLVVASTPSYAHGVIDPVAGIAAAASARGVLCHVDACIGGWLLPHLRRAGRDIPPFDLSVPGVTSLSVDLHKYGYADKGASVVLYRDAELRRYQYFAHAGWPGYPVVNPTVQGTKSGGLLAQAWAALQHVGEDGYTALAARVADASDRLLAGLRALSGVRILGEPAAGLVAFTVLGGGGTGGVAGAGPGGGAPGDEDRPDLSLLLHLADEMRELGWYLQPQLSFDGLPPNLHLTLTPATVGRVDGLLADLAKSLVAARAREPVVVDPALAALAATLDPQSLGPEEVAGVLAFAGLDGDAGLPGRMAPVLVLLDALPGPLKERLLAEFIGAVFRV encoded by the coding sequence TTGCCGACTGACGCCGTACCCGCCCCCGGAACCGGCCGGCCCGCCGCCGAGGTGCTGGCCGAACTGCGCGCCCTGCGCGGCGCCGACGCCCCCACCCGGGGCGGGCGCACCTTCGCCTACGTCTACGACGCCGGGCTGGAGGGACTCGACGAGCTGACCGCCGGGGCGTACACCGCCTTCGCCACCGTCAACGGCCTCGACCCCACCGTCTTCCCCAGCGTCGCCCGGCTGGAGAACGACCTCGTCCGCGCCGCCGTCGACCTCCTCGGCGTCCCCGGCGCCCAGGGCACCTTCACCAGCGGCGGCACGGAGAGCATCCTGCTCGCCGTCAAGACCGCCCGCGACCACGCCCGCGCCGTACGCGGGGTGACCGACCCCCAGCTGGTGCTGGCGTCCACCGCCCACGCCGCCTTCCACAAGGCCGCCCACTACCTGGGCGTGGAACCGGTCGTCGTCCCCGTCGACCCGGTCACCTTCCGGGCCGACGCCGGGGCGATGGCGGCGGCCCTCACCGACCGCACCGTCCTGGTGGTCGCCTCCACCCCCTCGTACGCCCACGGGGTGATCGACCCGGTCGCCGGGATCGCCGCCGCCGCCTCCGCGCGCGGGGTGCTCTGCCACGTCGACGCCTGCATCGGCGGCTGGCTGCTGCCCCATCTGCGGCGGGCCGGGCGTGACATCCCGCCGTTCGACCTGTCGGTGCCCGGCGTGACCTCGCTCTCCGTCGACCTCCACAAGTACGGGTACGCCGACAAGGGCGCGTCCGTGGTGCTCTACCGGGACGCGGAACTCCGCCGGTACCAGTACTTCGCGCACGCCGGCTGGCCCGGCTACCCGGTCGTGAACCCCACCGTGCAGGGCACCAAGTCCGGCGGACTGCTCGCCCAGGCGTGGGCCGCGCTCCAGCACGTCGGCGAGGACGGGTACACCGCGCTCGCCGCCCGGGTGGCCGACGCGTCCGACCGGCTGCTGGCCGGCCTGCGCGCCCTCTCCGGCGTCCGGATCCTCGGCGAGCCCGCCGCCGGACTCGTGGCGTTCACCGTGCTCGGCGGCGGCGGGACCGGCGGTGTCGCGGGTGCCGGTCCCGGTGGCGGGGCGCCGGGGGACGAGGACCGGCCCGACCTCAGCCTGCTGCTCCACCTCGCCGACGAGATGCGGGAACTCGGCTGGTACCTCCAGCCCCAGCTCTCCTTCGACGGCCTGCCGCCCAACCTGCACCTGACGCTGACCCCGGCCACGGTCGGCCGGGTCGACGGCCTCCTCGCCGACCTGGCGAAGTCCCTCGTCGCCGCCCGCGCGCGGGAACCCGTCGTGGTCGACCCGGCCCTCGCCGCCCTGGCCGCGACTCTCGACCCCCAGTCGCTCGGGCCCGAGGAGGTGGCCGGGGTACTGGCCTTCGCGGGGCTCGACGGGGACGCCGGTCTGCCCGGCCGGATGGCGCCGGTCCTGGTGCTGCTGGACGCCCTGCCGGGTCCGCTGAAGGAGCGGCTGCTCGCGGAGTTCATCGGCGCGGTGTTCCGCGTCTGA
- a CDS encoding S8 family serine peptidase — MLMTKDSPGSIPAARRVARVAAAAGLVAALAATATTPVFAADDPAVNTLKPTATSPSGDKLGEADADLLAKAEATGEKTVTMMVATKPGATEQVADQLDAVSGSLLGRTYDALGYVRATVPTKTAKATIASASKLSSVLGIDLQQEIELDDPTPAADRAAGAKKATTSSTYAAPSKKTPAKNPYNPSFETGAVDFVQQNPKADGRGITIGILDSGVDLGHPALQKTTTGERKIVDWVTATDPVSDGDGTWLRMTQAVSGPSFTAGGVTYAAPTGSYRFSLFRESATNGGDMAGDLNRDGDTTDSWGVLYDPVTGVTRVDLNSDADFSDDTALKPYKEKNQVAYFGTDDPRTDVAERVPFVVETRKNVVYNAAGATSDYVSIGVIESEHGTHVAGITAANGLFGGKMNGAAPGAKIVSSRACTWTGGCTNIALTEGMIDLVVNRGVDVVNMSIGGLPPLNDGNNARAELYKRLIDNYGVQLVISAGNDGPGVNTIGDPGLADHVISVGAAISRETWAANYGSLVTKKYDMLPFSSRGPREDGGFAPIITAPGASINTTQTWLPGGPVKEAGYTLPAGYSMLQGTSMSSPQVAGATALLLSAAKQKHIDLPPADLRTALTSSATQIKDVPAHAQGAGLINIVAAWKLIKKGAAANEYAVKAPVDTAIDFALKDPGFGTGLYDREGGLKTGQKKTYDVVITRTTGADRDVAHKLSWKNGDGTFKLVGPSTVRLPLGTPVTVKVQAQPRSVGVHSAILEVDDAKTVGVDHQILTTVVVATDIKAPSNAFRASGSVQRNGTTSYFLNVPEGAKTLEVALGALRSGSQTRFISIHPYGVAVEDSSTIYCYPNYESPTNKCRPDARAYQDPQPGVWEIEVEARRTSPLLDNPYTLDVSLLGATFDPAVQTIAEAKIGTPTAVGWTVTNEAAALTGHLKGGSLGSAAVGRPSISTGDAQISTVTIGEGVEKLDVAVGGTSDANADIDLYVYLGDEEVGASTTAGSEESVSLVSPAAGTYTILVDGYDVPAGTTAYDYRDVYYTASLGTIEVDESTPVNLAAGASAHVGAEVVVAGAAPEGRQFFGEVQLVNSHGTAAGKGSVVIAKVTE, encoded by the coding sequence ATGCTGATGACCAAGGATTCTCCCGGCTCCATACCCGCGGCGAGACGAGTGGCCCGGGTGGCCGCCGCGGCGGGCCTGGTGGCCGCGCTCGCCGCCACCGCCACCACCCCGGTGTTCGCCGCAGACGACCCCGCCGTGAACACCCTCAAGCCCACCGCGACGAGTCCGTCGGGCGACAAGCTCGGCGAGGCGGACGCCGATCTCCTGGCGAAGGCCGAGGCCACCGGCGAGAAGACCGTCACGATGATGGTCGCGACGAAGCCCGGCGCGACCGAGCAGGTCGCCGACCAGCTCGACGCCGTCAGCGGCTCGCTGCTCGGCCGTACGTACGACGCGCTCGGTTACGTCCGGGCGACGGTGCCCACGAAGACCGCGAAGGCCACCATCGCGTCGGCCTCGAAGCTGTCGTCCGTCCTCGGCATCGACCTCCAGCAGGAGATCGAGCTGGACGACCCGACGCCCGCGGCCGACCGTGCCGCCGGCGCGAAGAAGGCCACGACCTCCAGCACGTACGCGGCGCCGTCGAAGAAGACGCCCGCGAAGAACCCGTACAACCCGTCCTTCGAGACGGGTGCGGTCGACTTCGTGCAGCAGAACCCGAAGGCGGACGGCCGGGGCATCACCATCGGCATCCTGGACTCCGGTGTGGACCTCGGTCACCCGGCGCTCCAGAAGACCACCACCGGCGAGCGCAAGATCGTCGACTGGGTGACCGCGACCGACCCGGTCAGCGACGGCGACGGCACCTGGCTGCGGATGACGCAGGCGGTCTCCGGCCCGTCGTTCACCGCCGGCGGCGTCACGTACGCGGCGCCCACCGGTTCGTACAGGTTCAGCCTCTTCCGCGAGTCGGCCACCAACGGCGGCGACATGGCGGGCGACCTCAACCGCGACGGCGACACCACCGACAGCTGGGGCGTGCTCTACGACCCGGTGACCGGCGTGACCCGGGTGGACCTGAACAGCGACGCGGACTTCTCCGACGACACGGCCCTCAAGCCGTACAAGGAGAAGAACCAGGTCGCGTACTTCGGCACCGACGACCCGCGCACCGACGTCGCCGAGCGCGTCCCGTTCGTGGTGGAGACGCGCAAGAACGTCGTCTACAACGCGGCGGGCGCCACCTCCGACTACGTCAGCATCGGCGTCATCGAGAGCGAGCACGGTACGCACGTCGCGGGCATCACCGCGGCGAACGGCCTGTTCGGCGGCAAGATGAACGGTGCGGCCCCCGGCGCGAAGATCGTCTCCTCGCGCGCCTGCACCTGGACCGGCGGCTGCACCAACATCGCTCTCACCGAGGGCATGATCGACCTCGTCGTGAACCGCGGGGTCGACGTCGTCAACATGTCGATCGGCGGCCTGCCGCCGCTCAACGACGGCAACAACGCCCGCGCCGAGCTGTACAAGCGGCTCATCGACAACTACGGCGTCCAGCTGGTCATCTCGGCCGGCAACGACGGCCCGGGCGTCAACACCATCGGTGACCCCGGCCTCGCCGACCACGTCATCTCGGTGGGCGCGGCGATCTCCAGGGAGACCTGGGCGGCCAACTACGGCTCCCTCGTCACCAAGAAGTACGACATGCTGCCCTTCTCCTCGCGCGGTCCGCGTGAGGACGGCGGTTTCGCGCCGATCATCACCGCTCCGGGCGCGTCCATCAACACCACGCAGACCTGGCTGCCCGGCGGGCCGGTGAAGGAGGCGGGCTACACCCTGCCCGCCGGTTACTCCATGCTGCAGGGCACTTCGATGTCCTCGCCGCAGGTCGCCGGCGCCACCGCGCTGCTGCTCTCCGCCGCGAAGCAGAAGCACATCGACCTGCCGCCGGCCGATCTGCGCACCGCCCTGACCAGCTCCGCCACCCAGATCAAGGACGTGCCCGCGCACGCCCAGGGTGCCGGCCTCATCAACATCGTGGCCGCGTGGAAGCTCATCAAGAAGGGCGCCGCGGCCAACGAGTACGCGGTCAAGGCCCCCGTCGACACGGCGATCGACTTCGCGCTCAAGGACCCGGGCTTCGGCACCGGCCTCTACGACCGTGAGGGCGGCCTGAAGACCGGTCAGAAGAAGACGTACGACGTGGTCATCACCCGTACGACCGGCGCCGACCGCGACGTCGCGCACAAGCTGTCGTGGAAGAACGGCGACGGCACCTTCAAGCTGGTCGGTCCGAGCACCGTCCGACTGCCGCTCGGCACGCCGGTGACCGTGAAGGTCCAGGCGCAGCCCCGCTCGGTCGGCGTGCACAGCGCCATCCTGGAGGTGGACGACGCCAAGACGGTGGGCGTGGACCACCAGATCCTGACCACCGTGGTCGTCGCCACCGACATCAAGGCGCCTTCCAACGCGTTCCGCGCTTCCGGTTCGGTGCAGCGCAACGGCACCACGTCGTACTTCCTGAACGTGCCCGAGGGCGCCAAGACCCTGGAGGTCGCGCTCGGCGCCCTGCGCTCGGGCAGCCAGACGCGGTTCATCTCGATCCACCCGTACGGGGTCGCGGTCGAGGACAGCTCCACGATCTACTGCTACCCGAACTACGAGAGCCCGACGAACAAGTGCCGTCCCGACGCCCGCGCCTACCAGGACCCGCAGCCGGGTGTCTGGGAGATCGAGGTCGAGGCCCGTCGTACGTCGCCGCTCCTGGACAACCCCTACACGCTCGACGTCTCGCTGCTCGGTGCCACCTTCGACCCGGCGGTGCAGACCATCGCCGAGGCGAAGATCGGCACCCCGACGGCGGTCGGGTGGACCGTCACCAACGAGGCGGCGGCCCTGACCGGTCACCTCAAGGGCGGTTCGCTCGGTTCGGCGGCGGTCGGCCGCCCGTCGATCTCGACGGGCGACGCGCAGATCTCCACGGTGACCATCGGTGAGGGCGTCGAGAAGCTCGACGTCGCCGTCGGCGGCACTTCGGACGCCAACGCCGACATCGACCTGTACGTCTACCTCGGCGACGAGGAGGTCGGTGCGTCGACCACCGCCGGGTCCGAGGAGTCGGTGAGCCTCGTCTCGCCGGCTGCCGGTACCTACACGATCCTGGTGGACGGGTACGACGTTCCCGCCGGCACCACCGCGTACGACTACCGCGACGTGTACTACACCGCGTCGCTCGGCACCATCGAGGTCGACGAGTCGACGCCGGTCAACCTCGCCGCCGGGGCGTCCGCCCACGTCGGGGCCGAGGTGGTCGTCGCCGGCGCGGCTCCCGAGGGACGGCAGTTCTTCGGCGAGGTCCAGCTGGTGAACTCCCACGGCACCGCCGCGGGCAAGGGCAGTGTCGTGATCGCCAAGGTCACGGAGTAG
- a CDS encoding biotin transporter BioY, protein MSTAAAPVRSGTVLADLLPAARHRVAVDTALVLGGAALTGLAAQIAVPIPGSPVPVTGQTFAALLIGSALGARRGFLSLALYAVVGMAGMPWFSGGTSGAGGATFGYVLGMLLAATVVGALARRGGDRSVLRTAGTMAVGSALTYAVGVPYLALSTGMSASAAIAAGLTPFLIGDAVKALLAMGALPASWKLLGHRG, encoded by the coding sequence ATGAGCACTGCTGCCGCCCCCGTCCGTTCCGGAACGGTCCTCGCCGACCTGCTGCCCGCGGCCCGGCACCGCGTGGCCGTCGACACGGCCCTGGTCCTGGGCGGTGCGGCCCTCACCGGTCTCGCCGCGCAGATAGCGGTCCCGATCCCCGGATCACCGGTCCCCGTCACCGGCCAGACCTTCGCCGCGCTCCTCATCGGCTCCGCGCTGGGCGCGCGCCGCGGCTTCCTCTCGCTGGCGCTCTACGCCGTCGTCGGCATGGCCGGCATGCCGTGGTTCTCCGGCGGCACCTCCGGCGCCGGCGGCGCCACCTTCGGCTACGTGCTCGGCATGCTGCTCGCCGCCACCGTCGTCGGAGCTCTCGCCCGCCGGGGCGGCGACCGCTCCGTGCTGCGTACCGCGGGCACCATGGCCGTCGGCTCCGCCCTCACCTACGCGGTCGGCGTCCCCTACCTCGCCCTCTCCACCGGCATGTCGGCGAGCGCGGCGATCGCCGCCGGCCTGACACCGTTCCTCATCGGCGACGCGGTGAAGGCGCTGCTCGCGATGGGCGCGCTGCCCGCCTCCTGGAAGCTCCTCGGCCACCGCGGCTGA
- a CDS encoding superoxide dismutase yields the protein MATYTLPELPYDYAALEPVIDPQIVELHHDKHHAAYVKGANDTLEQLEEARDKNAWGAVNGLEKSLAFHLSGHILHSIYWHNMSGDGGGEPLAADGVGDLADAIAASFGSFAGFRSQLTKAAATTQGSGWGVLAYEPLSGRLIVEQVYDHQGNVGQGSVPILVFDAWEHAFYLQYKNQKVDFIEAMWRVVNWQDVAQRYAAAKARDNVLLLGGV from the coding sequence ATGGCCACGTACACACTCCCGGAACTCCCGTACGACTACGCGGCGCTGGAACCGGTCATCGACCCGCAGATCGTCGAGCTCCACCACGACAAGCACCACGCGGCGTACGTGAAGGGCGCGAACGACACGCTGGAGCAGCTGGAAGAGGCCCGCGACAAGAACGCCTGGGGCGCGGTCAACGGACTCGAGAAGAGCCTCGCGTTCCACCTCTCGGGGCACATCCTGCACTCGATCTACTGGCACAACATGAGCGGCGACGGCGGCGGCGAACCGCTCGCCGCGGACGGTGTCGGCGACCTCGCGGACGCCATCGCCGCCTCCTTCGGCTCCTTCGCCGGTTTCCGGTCGCAGCTGACGAAGGCGGCCGCCACCACGCAGGGTTCGGGGTGGGGCGTCCTCGCGTACGAACCGCTGAGCGGCCGGCTGATCGTCGAGCAGGTCTACGACCACCAGGGCAACGTCGGCCAGGGCTCCGTACCGATCCTGGTCTTCGACGCCTGGGAGCACGCCTTCTACCTCCAGTACAAGAACCAGAAGGTCGACTTCATCGAGGCGATGTGGCGGGTCGTCAACTGGCAGGACGTGGCGCAGCGGTACGCCGCCGCGAAGGCGCGCGACAACGTACTCCTGCTGGGCGGCGTCTGA
- a CDS encoding DsbA family protein, giving the protein MSDTATAPGKTPADFWFDPLCPWAWMTSRWMLEVEKVRDVEVRWHVMSLAVLNEPKLDELPEEYRELLEKKAWGPVRVVVAAQQLHGDEVTGPLYTALGTRFHNNGEGPTREAVLGALADVDLPASLADFMDDDTYDAELRASHKEGIDKVGQEVGTPVIAVPGADGEQIAFFGPVVTPAPKGEDAAKLWDGTLLVASIPGFYEIKRTRTQGPIFD; this is encoded by the coding sequence ATGTCCGACACCGCTACCGCGCCCGGCAAGACCCCCGCGGACTTCTGGTTCGACCCGCTCTGCCCGTGGGCCTGGATGACCTCCCGCTGGATGCTGGAGGTCGAGAAGGTCCGCGACGTCGAGGTCCGCTGGCACGTGATGAGCCTGGCCGTCCTCAACGAGCCCAAGCTCGACGAGCTGCCCGAGGAGTACCGCGAGTTGCTGGAGAAGAAGGCGTGGGGCCCGGTCCGGGTCGTCGTCGCCGCGCAGCAGCTGCACGGTGACGAGGTCACCGGCCCCCTCTACACCGCGCTCGGCACCCGCTTCCACAACAACGGCGAGGGCCCGACCCGGGAAGCGGTCCTGGGCGCCCTCGCCGACGTGGACCTGCCGGCCTCGCTCGCCGACTTCATGGACGACGACACCTACGACGCCGAGCTGCGCGCCTCCCACAAGGAAGGCATCGACAAGGTCGGCCAGGAGGTCGGCACCCCGGTCATCGCGGTGCCCGGCGCCGACGGCGAGCAGATCGCGTTCTTCGGCCCGGTCGTGACCCCCGCCCCCAAGGGCGAGGACGCGGCCAAGCTGTGGGACGGCACGCTCCTGGTGGCCTCGATCCCCGGCTTCTACGAGATCAAGCGGACCCGCACCCAGGGCCCGATCTTCGACTGA